The DNA window TAATTATTTAATATACAACTTCTGGCTTATAATAAGCCTTATTTTCTTCTCAAATAATGATCACTACCTATTATATTTATTTTTGGATTATTGTTATTATAATCATCAATATTTTCTATATTGTTATCTTTTGTTTGTTTATTTTTATCTTCTAAATTAAGTGTCAAATAATCATTCAAATTTATTTTGTTTTTTCTTTCATCTGCTACAAATATATTATTTTTTTGTGTATTTTCTATGTTTTCGTGTTGAATATTTTTTGGTATTTCAATATTGAAGACTTTTTCAATTTTTTTGTTTTTTCTTTTTGAATTAATATTTTTGAATCTTGTATTTATTGTTTCTATTTTATTTGGGAATAAAATTATTATTGTAATTACAAAAAATATTGCTAATAATATACTAAGAACTATATTCATAAGCCAATCTGGTCTTGTAGGGCGTTTTGAGGTCATAGGATAATCTATAACTCGAAGTTCTACTTCGTCTCCTCCACCATGATATTCTTTGTGATATTCAAGTAATGTATTTAGAACAGTGCTTACAAATTTTTCGGATTGATATGGGGTTTCCTCGTAGCATGTAATTTGAAGTATAGATGTATTTGGAATAATTTTTACATCTATTGCTCTAATCCACTCTTTTCTTCTTGTTTGTTCTTCTTTTGAAAAGTTTAATGTATCAAAATCTTCTAGAACTTTGTTTCTAAATGAAGAAGTAAGAATTCCTTTTTTCAAATTTTGAGCCAAGCTTTCAGATGCTTTGGATGCAATGTAGGCATCTAATTTTTGTTCTTGTCTTTGTAAAATTAGAACTCTTACATTAGAAGAATATTCTTTTTTTTGTAATGATGTAAGAAAAATAGACAAAATCAAAAATACAAAAATTATAGATAAAACTATAAATCTGCTTTCTATTATTTGATCTAGTATATTTTCACTTTTTGTTAAATTGTTATTTTGCATATTTACCAATTAATATTTATTTGTCTATCTTTTTCAATATTAAATTGAGCTTTGAATCCAGATAGATTATCTTGAATTATATTGTCTATATCAACTTTATATTTACTTAAATCTTGGTTTAATTTGAAATCTAAAACAAAACTTGCGTTTTCAACACCAGGTTGTTTTTGTATATATAAAATATATTCTTTTTTCATTATTTCATTTTTCAAATAATTAGGAAGTGTATATTTGAAAGTGAGTGTTTTTGTTTCTTTTGGTTCTATTGAAATAAATGTTCCAAATACTTGTTTGTCATATTTTTCATAAGAATCAATTTGTCCTTCTATGTCTGATCTATCATTATCCATAGATCCTATTACTTCAATAAGTTTTGATCCAAGAGGCGTTATAATTCTTGTATAAGTTCTATATCTTGTAGAATTCCATGAAAAATCTCCGTTGTGTTTATATTTTAATTCTACAGTTGCTATTAAGTCATTGTTTTCATTTTGTTCTATTGAATAGCTTGTTGTTCTGTCTATATATTGATCCGACTTATAACTTGCCAAATTACTATCTATTACCATAAGATAATCTTTTTTGCTATCCTTTATTTCACCAGACCATGAAGCACTAGATATAAGAGATTCTATTTCAAAATTTGTACTATATAAGAGCATATCTTTCTTATCTAAACTATTTTTTGTAATATCTAAAATTTTGTCATACTCAACAATGTCTAGATTTTTTATTTTTTCTATCATTACATTTGCAAGAGCTTTTATAATATCTTTTCTATCCCATTGACTTACACCCCTATCTTTATAATAAAGTTCTACTGCTTTTTGTAAATCTTCCGTAAAGTTTTCACTTTCAAATAAAATTCCATTTACTTCTTGAGTACCTATAATTTCCAATAAATTTTTTATTACATTTGGTGTAATTGCTACTATTCCATCAATTTTTTCTGGAATAAGATTTGTATTTTCGGTACTACTTGTTGTATTTCCAAAATTTATTAAATTTGTTTTTTCTTTGTAATACAAATCCAAGCAATCACGAGCTGATGTAGGAAAATCAGGATCCCAATTACAATCTCTCATGTACCATTCTGGAACTTTGAGATATTTTGAAAGTTCTACTGGAACAGTATTGTTTAATTTCCCTATAGAAACGCTATCAAGATGATAAATATCATCTATAAATAAATCTGATATTTTTCCATTGTTTACAGT is part of the Patescibacteria group bacterium genome and encodes:
- a CDS encoding DUF4012 domain-containing protein; translation: MNLKVVKIIIFILIIQIVAYSVWVILGPVKNIYARATEMPEIIGEIKKSINDNNYQDADDYIGQAQENIISMKANFVYIKFFKFVPFVGSKINNIDNILIYSNSILENTSKITESLKSETSTEKSTILIKILQYPNELKEISEDFDELIKNVIAINKTFKILNNEQIGNLDFINKILKLSQPLNKYIPEIIGYESEKRYLVLFQNNTELRPTGGFIGTYGIITVNNGKISDLFIDDIYHLDSVSIGKLNNTVPVELSKYLKVPEWYMRDCNWDPDFPTSARDCLDLYYKEKTNLINFGNTTSSTENTNLIPEKIDGIVAITPNVIKNLLEIIGTQEVNGILFESENFTEDLQKAVELYYKDRGVSQWDRKDIIKALANVMIEKIKNLDIVEYDKILDITKNSLDKKDMLLYSTNFEIESLISSASWSGEIKDSKKDYLMVIDSNLASYKSDQYIDRTTSYSIEQNENNDLIATVELKYKHNGDFSWNSTRYRTYTRIITPLGSKLIEVIGSMDNDRSDIEGQIDSYEKYDKQVFGTFISIEPKETKTLTFKYTLPNYLKNEIMKKEYILYIQKQPGVENASFVLDFKLNQDLSKYKVDIDNIIQDNLSGFKAQFNIEKDRQININW